The following nucleotide sequence is from Zea mays cultivar B73 chromosome 1, Zm-B73-REFERENCE-NAM-5.0, whole genome shotgun sequence.
GTGGCCCTTGGCCCAGTTGTTGCCGGCGCCGGACTGGAAGACGAAATTGTCGGGGCGGAAGATCTGGCCGAAGGGGCCCGAGCGCACGGAGTCCATGGTGCCGGGCTCGAGGTCCATGAGGAGTTGAGGACGGCGCGTGTGCCAGCAACCGAGCGGGTCCTCCACCATCTCCTGCACCGCGCGCTGCACCACCGATCCAACGGCGTGGCTAGGTGGCGCAACCGTCGATCCGAAGGGGAGCCATGGCCCAGCGAGGAGACAATGTCGGTTGGAGCAGGGCACGGGCGGAGGCGCCAGGGAGCGGGATGCGGTATCCAGGGGCGGCAAGCGCCGCTAGGGTTTCGTGCCCAACAAGGCGGCGGTGATGGCAGGTCCAGCGAGGCGTGGGAACGGAGTCTTGGGGAGGTCCAGAGCGAGGGAGAGGGTGCGCCCgacggcggaggtggaggcggagggagGGAGCGGTTGCCAGCGTGCGGAGGAGAACTGCGAACGGGAGGGGGCAGAGGGAGCTTCGCGTGGACGGGGAAGGGGCAGACGGGAGGCGACGCACGCACGACGGCTGACGGGCGACGCACGCAAAACAACGATGTGGGATGGACGGTGGAGATTGAGGatcggcagaacggcagaacgtaagggaggcagactactcttaccttcttaataagtagtacaTATTTGTCTCATGGTGTTCCAGGGTCCAAGGATAAAGATATTATCAATATTTCTAGAGAAAGAGAAAGTAAAGTCACATCTTCAGTCTATGCAGGCTGTTTATTCAGTTTATTCAGTTTCAGTCAATAAGGCTTAGCTTGTAGTGTGTGTGGTCTGAAGCTTGCATGTGCATGTAGAGACTGTTTCTTCGACTTGTGCAGACTGTGCAGTTTTCAACTTGTTTCTTCAGTTGTTTAAGATTGTGCAGACATGTGCTCGTCTCTACTTTGTCAAAAAAAGATAGCGTTATTCAGACTGCAGTTTTCAGCTTGTTTGTTGATTGGGTTTATTCAGTTTTCAGTTTTGAGATAGCGTTATTCAGTTTTCAGTTTTTAGATAGTGTTATTCAGTTTTCAGTTTTCAGATTATTATGGAATAAACGAACAAATATTTGTTGATTGAGTTTAGGGATTGAATTCCTCAATGGATTGGGTGGAAAGCTTGATTCATCCAAACCATATATGAAAAAAATACAGCCCCATAAAATTCCTATGGTGCCGAACAGGGCCAAGATTCTGTTAAGACTGGGTTGGGAATTTACTTGTGCtataggccctgtttggcacaacttattttcagcttattcacaaatttaagccgaagttctgccaaacagatagcttctgcagcagcttatcagttcagctgcttctccAAATGAACTAAAAGCAATaagcagaagctgctttttaccagcttatcagataagctgctttttcaacaagcagcagctgtACCAAACAGGGCCATAATAGCTTCCCCACGTGAGAGATGCCCAAGGAATGTCTTCTTTGTTGAAGAATTTGTAAACATACATGATAGATAAATTAGAATACCATATGTCTCATTATATTTCGTGCCCATGGTCTTATTGGATAATCTTATCAGGGCTAATTTAGAAAATCTATTTTCTCAACGAAATTCTATTTTTCCAAAAAAATTAGTTTATATTTTAAAAAAATAGAAATCACTTGGAAAAAAATATAGTTCTCAAACAGATTCCCTTATGCCCTCAACAGATTCCCTTTTTTCAACAGTTTTTTTTGAGGCAGACAACATGCACCCCCCCACCCCGCACCCAACCCCACAAAAAAAAAGGCCGTGtaaaaaagggaaaaagaaaaaaccAGAGCAACGCAGCCGCAGGCTGGGTGAGCGGCGCGGGTCTTCGTCGGCCGGCCCCTTCACCGGTGGCGAGCATCCACCAGACCACCAGGTACGCCCCCACTCCTTTCGCTTCCCTGTGCGGAACCGAGGCACCCCAAATCTAAATCTACACTTTCCGATTCGCAACCGTTACATGCATATTATACCCAGTAATTACAATTTCACCCCTCCAAACAGTGGATGCGCCCCTGCCCCCCATGCCCCAGGTCGAGTCGGCCACTGCCTCGGAGGCGCCGCCGCCGCAGGACGCATGGCTCGTCGAGCTCGGCAGTCGCCTCCCGCAGTGGGAGTCGCTGCGGGATTCCTCCAAGGTACAGTCTACAGATGCCCCTGTTTTCTCCCATCCTAGGGTTTGTTCTGCTGTATGGTAGCGCTTTGAGATGCCACATAATTTCTAAGTTCTACGTGATGTGAGGTGCTGGAGATGGAGACTCGAAATCCCTCGCAAGCATATGGGATTTTagtttccccgagggcgaggtcaACTAATTTGATTATTGCTAATTGTCGCTAGATTTTCTGTTCTGGGTATGGTTTTGCTTATGTAGATAGGTATGGAATGTCTCAAGCACTCGGAGGCATTATTTAGTTGTGAATTATGATGGTTGTTAATTCTGGTGTTGCTGCTGGCTCCTGGTTCTTCATTTTACTAACATGAAAAGGCTTAGAGGTTCTTAAGTAAAACAAGTTTTGCGATTGTCTGTCAGAACAGGCAGTGGCGGACCCAGGATTTCTTCAAGTCTAGGCAAATCGAGAACTAGGCAAGACAATGATGCTTGCAGTTGCAGGCCCTGAGAACAAGCATGATGCTTGCAGTTGCAGGCACCTAGcgcacttagggggtgtttggttcccaACTACTAAACTTTAGAACTTTTAGTCCCTAAAATAGGCAAATAGCAAACAGGGTGAGTAAAATAGCTCTTCCAAATAGGATTTATAGGGACTATAGTTTAGTCCCTAAAGTTTAGTAGggtgactaaaggaaccaaacacccccttaatttgGGATGTAATGCCATTTTTTTTCTTACGCAGGTCATTATCCCGATTTCAATATCTAGGGTGAACCAGTTTGATGCTGCAAGGCTAGATGTTGAGATGTCGGCCATGTTGAAAGAGCAGCTAGTCAAAGTGTTCTCTTTGATGAAGGTGCTTGCTTTATTAACTTTGCTGATTTTTGTGTTGTTTGAGGCTTGCATAGAACTTAAGTGTGCTGCTAACTGTTGCTTTCAGTTTTGATGCCTTCTTTTCATATCAGCCAGGACTCTTATTCCAATATGAGCCTGAACTTGATGCTTTCCTTGAGTTCCTCATCTGGAGGTTCTCAATTTGGGCTGACAAGCCTACCCCTGGCAATGCACTGATGAACCTGAGGTACAGAGATGAGCGGGCAGCACCCATCACTGGAAAAGAAGGTATCTCTATCAAAGTTTATTTCAATATTTTTCTGACAGCCACTACCAGGGGGCATAGGAACTAGGATGTGCATCACTGCATTGTTTTTCTTACTGCTGCACACAATTAGAAAGTTACTAGTTTATCTCATAATCTGTTAGTTCGTTATTACTCATGATTAGTTGAGTATCTTTATTATTGTAAAAAAGTTGCATATGTTTAATATTCTTTGTTTATGGATATGCTCCTTAGTATTCATGTCTTCCACCATCTACATAAAAGATAGGACTGTCACAATGTATCCTTTATGTTCAAACAATGAAAATGGCTAACCATCTGCATTCTCTTGTCTAAAGTTTTCTTCATCTATGTCCATCCTCTTATGTTCAAGTGTCTCTTCCCCTCAATATGCACCCTTTTGCTCCCCTTATCATATTTACATGAACACATCAAATTACAGCTTGGTTGGAGCTTTTTTTTTGCATTGCATGCTATAGGCATTCTCATTGCCTTTATAAAAGCAAAAGTTGAAGTTAACTCTGCAATTGAACTGGATCACGCCTTTGTAATCTTATACACATTAGCTCATTTGTAACATTCCCAGGAGTTTATTTGCTACCGCTTTGTGTTGTTGGCTACTGATATGTAGATGAGTATTATCTGAGCAACATCTAATGGGTTCCATTTGCTTTTCAGTTAGAACAGGTTTGGAAGGACCtgggctttctgtttctcaaaagATATTTTATTGTATTAGCTTTGTTGGTGGCCAATATGTATGGTCACGATTACAATCTTTTTCTGCTTTCCGTCGATGGGGCGATTCTGAACAGGTTAACCCTGACTCCTTCCTGAAAACTTACAATTATAGTTCACTGGTTTTAGTATAACTTAATATTAATTTTTCTATTTCATGATGTAGAGACCACTAGCTCGCCGTGCTTGGGCGTTGATGCGGAATGCTGAAGTATTTTATAGGGCTGCTTCATTCTTTAACCTATTATTGTTTCTTTATGGTGGAAGGTACCTTCCTATTCCTGTTTAATTATGGTCCTTTCTTGTATCATGAGGATGGTAGAAATTATCATTAATTATCATGGCTGTAGCCGGTGGTGCCTAGTTTAGCAAAGTTAACTATCTATCTGGAGATTAAATATTGCCAACATGTGCAGCATATACTGTCCACTGATAGGAAATTGACCAATGACAGTGTATTTGAATGAGCTAGATCAGCATGATTTGTGGGAAAATCGAAAGCTGCTCTTTTTTAATAGATTATCATCCTGTTCAATTTGTAGTTATTATGAAATTTATATGACACATGATTTTCATCCTTGCTTATGTGTTTATAAAGGTACAAAACTGTTGTAGAAAGGATTCTGAAGGCAAGACTTGTTTATGGGAGCCCCAACATGAATAGAGCTGTTAGTTTTGAGTACATGAATCGGCAGCTGGTCTGGAATGAGTTTTCGGTAAATCTCTTTCTTTCAGTCCTGTTGTTATCCCACAAATAGCTGGTAATCTAAAAAGGTTCTATCTTACACAATTATTGATTTTACAGTTTGATCTATGCTTTTGATTGCATATGCACCGATATGGATAGTGAAACCTTTTAGCCAATGTTGATCACATATATTCTTGATAGATCATACACCTATCTGGTATCTGAATGATTGGTTCTCTGATATCCTCCAATATCTGACATCGTAGATCACATATGTTTGTGTTTACTCCAGCCAGATATTAGGATGCAAACTTGGGAGGTAGTGTATACTTTAATTGCATTTGTTTCTATCCCAGATGAAAAAATATTTCTATGATAAATCCTTGGAATGATATTTTTACCAAGTCAAGTATGTTGCATTGTTaccatgattcaaatgcaattcaCATGGCTCTGGTGGCATAATATATCCTATATGGTAAATTCCTTGTAGTCGATTCTGTCGATTTGATCTATATTCAGTGAACTGCACTCAAGACTATTTAGTTTGACTTTTGATAATAACAGATTGGTGATGTGATTCTTAATATAATGCACTTAGACCTGCTGTGCAGGTTTCTTTAGTTGTTTCTGAGATTTTCCGCAAATACATTTGTGTGAATTTGCTATTTAAGGATAAATAAAATTTTCCTCTCTGATGCACCAGAAAACTTGGACATCAGTGAGTTATCTATTGTACAAGGTCGTAATAGTTGCCTAATAGAATGTAAGTAAACATGGGCTGGTATTCCGATCATCTGATGAATGGCAAGTAAAGTTAAAAAATCGGTGGATTTATCTCTACTCTTGAAGCTAAATTGCTATTCGGTCTGAAATTTGAAGACGTTCTCGAGAAACTTGCTGTGAAGCAACCTCGAGATTATCTTATGGCTATTGCTGATATTGTACTCCGGGGAACTCTGTTGtcacttagggcttgttcgtttgggagggattgagtcggtttaaatccataacaagtcaaaatacatcccaatcccacccaatacactccaatccacatgaaatatcaataaccgaacaaggccttaggagGGCATTTTCCCTGTGTTTAAATTGGTGGTTGTGCTAGTGTCTTGTTATTCCACAATACTATATTTTGATGTACTGCCTGTAGATTTAGTACATGGAATCTTGAACTTGAAGTGATGCCTCACACTGCATAACTGTGCAGGAAAtgttgcttttgcttcttcccctCCTAAACTCGTCTTCGGTAAAGAAGTTCCTTCTCCCCTTCTCCAAAGATAAGTCAGGAGGTTCTTCTGGTGATGAAGCAGATTGTCCTATATGTCGGTCCAGTCCTAGCATTCCATTTATTGCTCTTCCATGTCAACACAGGTACGCCGTTTCTTACTGTGCTCCCCGCGTCATATATCCTCACTCTGTGCCCCTGTGGTATACTCCCTGCAGTAGATCCCATCCTACACTTTGCACAACAAAGAAGCACGCTAGAAATGTCATTGCCATGTTCCGATAGccattattagattaatattactAGGATGGTGTTTGTTACTCTAGTTCACTGTAGTAGTCTAGTATATAGCCTTGCGTAGTCATCTCCAAACTGTAGAAATGGTAGGATCATTATCTGGATTTCTAGATAACTGTTAATATTATAATTCAACTTGAATACGTATATTTTGCTTAACAAACAATGCGAAAAGTCtgatttaaaattttaaatattCTTGAGTTAAATGCATCAGTGACGTGTGAACTTGTCAAAGTATGTCGTTTAGCCATTTAGGCCCATGAACTTTGTAAATGCGTTTTTAAGTCCCTAAACTTGTTTTATGGTGCACTACACATATCTAAACTTGTAAAATGGTGCACCGCAGGTCCATTTATGGACCATACTGACCATTATGATGCACCACTTAAAACAAGTTTAAGGGCCTGGAAATATGTTTTCAAAGTGCGTAGACCAAAGTGGCACCAACAACTTTAGGGGCTGCTCATGCATTTAACTCGATATTCTTTGTATTAGTCGTACACTTGCTAGGTGAATATGCTACGTAGCTGGTTTACATGTTTGTTCCCACAAACCTGGTTTCGGAGCTGGCTTAAAGCCTTGACGGTTATGCTGGCTATACTATCTAAGCTTTGCTGGGTTGAAATTCGCCTCAGACAAATTCTTTGTTGTTTCCAGGTATTGCTACTATTGCCTACGCACACGTTGTTCGGCTACGACTTCTTACAGATGCACACGTTGTGACGGGGCGGTGGTTGCAATTCAAAGACTAGGATCAGGTTAGTTTTACGACCTAGTTGGGTTAAAGAATTCTCGCCCGTTTCTACAGAGAATCAGCACTTCGGTGTTTCATACGGTTACAAGTTTGGATACGCGTCATTCACTGTATGTACATGTAATTGCCCCAAGTGTGGACAGTTCGGATGCCATGAGCCCATAACTGACTTGTTGTATATCGAATGAATAGTCCGTCACAAAACTAACACGGATTCACTATGCGTTTTCTTTTCGATTCGTCTATTTCAAAAATCGTGTATTGAAAAATGCCAAAACAATTATTGGAAAGAGCAACTGATTCACTGATTATGTATTGAAAAGAGATTAGGTTTTTAAGTATGCCGCTGCACAGatttttttttttggtttttagCTTTGTTTGTGACAAAAATTTACACTTAGACCCCTTAAAGACTTATTTCCTGATTTGGACCGTTAGCTCGGCGTCGAGCTAACACATCTCGGCGCCATTGGCTGTGGCGCTGAGGAACCTGCCCCGTTGGCTCCATGTTGCTAATGTGGCTCCGACATGGCGTCCTTAGCTCGAcgttagatcttggcgccgagctgggATTTAGCCATAGTCTCGGTTTCTCTTTCTCCATTCTATCTCTCACTCGTCGCCACCGCCAAGCACACACTGCTGTGCACGCCGCTCGCTTCCACCGTCGCTGCACTCGTCGGCGGTCGTCCTCCTGCGGTCGAGCTCCTCCCTCTGCCCCGTCTCGGTCTCCTCCCTCTGCCCAGTCTTGGCGCCGCCGCTCTCCCCCTCCTTGCCGTCGCGGTCCTCCTCCCCGTGGTCGAGCGGTCTCCTAGCTCGCGTCGTCGCCGCCCGGGCTCCTCCCCGCGGCCGAGCTCCTCCCTCtgcctcgtctcgcccgagctctTAAAAACCCGCAGACCGAGCTCCTCCCCCGCGGCTGAGCTCCTCATCCCGCGCTTCGCCCGCTTGTTCTTCGGACCGCCGCCGTCTCCCACGTAACGCCATCGCAAGATAAGGAGGTTTTCTTTAGAAATTAGTTAGCATTTTTAGCAGGGTTTTACTTAGTTTAGTAGTCAGTGGTTAGTTAGTGGTTAGCATTTAGTTAGTATTTACGTAGTTTAGTGTTTAGTATTTTAGTATTGAGTTAGCACATGTTCACTTTGTTTAATATATAGTTAGCTAGGTATTTAGTTATTAGTAAAtatagttagctagctatttaCATGTTACTGTGCatatcagccatcgtgctgtttgTTTGTCTACAGGTTTTAGAAACCTCACCGTATAGGGGGAGGTGTTGTCGATTTTTTTACTCGGAGTAATATGTTTTTGTTGTGGATACGAGGCCGTCTGACTCCACCTACGCCACCGGTAGCTTGTCACCACCAGGACCTTATGTATACTTTTTCGTACATCATTAGTAGATTATGTATATCTGTTTGTGGTGTTCATTTAATAGtatatagttattagttagtAAGCACCTAATACTTATTTATTATTAAGTAAGTATTTAGGGTTTAGTAGATTAGTAGATGGGTATATAGGCATTAGTTGATAGTGTTACTCAGGTATAATCTTTAATGGTTATTGATAATCCGTGTTTGCAATAGATGGATACCCTagtgacactataccatggaggaagcgtGGAGGAAGATGTTTATGGAAATGTTAGTTTTTATGGTATGAAGAAGGTGATCGTGATGTTCGATGAAAGACCATCTTTTGGCCAGATTttcgctcgagcttgtgaggagattagttgcaatttaaacgaccctagaatatcaattcagggtttgttgtcccatgtTACATCTGAGACAGTTGTCCGACGTTTGATATCCATTGCCTCAGAAGATGACTGGGTGAAATATGTTAGAATTGTGAAGACGATtgttccaccatgtttggatgtggttgttcgaAATTTATCGTTTAGTCATTCCGCTGCTCCAGTCGGGTtatctccacaaatgccaaatgcatctcgtagTGAAGCTCCTTTGACTGAGCTTCCGgaagaagtggttgttgtgcTAGATGCTCAATCGGCCCCGAACGAGTTTAAGATTTCTCGTCCTGTTCGcggcgtttgtggggcttctaatccGGTGGTACCCCCACTGGAGATCCCATTGACCCATGATCCAATCcaggatcatcctagtaagtgtatTTAACACGTTGTTCATATCCATTGTTAattcgtttgattagactttttaatgcagcttgggagaatagctgatcctcagcctcagccttatcACACTTCTGCTTGTAATAAGCGGCGTCTACCTCTTCAGCGGCCTGAGACATAAACTCGTCCTCCTCCTTttgagcacgtaatcctgcctcagctagtgcgatgagctcactcaaccttgatgtgtcgtcctcctcttccccatgtaatcctgcctctaagtgagcgataagctcactcaatctagatgtgtccTCCTCCTTCTCCATCAGCTCCACCGTCGTCATTTTTTCCTGAATGTATCTTGCATGTGCCTCATCTGCGATATAGTTTACGACAcatccaatctctgcaaatataatgagacAAATAAGTTTgcaaagtcaggataaataaattgtacaAACAAAACTATAGTGTCATTTTCTCACTCACTTCCCTTGAGACGATCAacaagattatccaacatctgtttctcaGCTCTAGCCGcctcccattcccttgcatctTGTGCTCTCTTCTCATTTGCTGCCTTCAATCTCCTCTGCTCTACACGCATCGGGCTGTCAAAACTTGCCGATTTCACGTACCTACGCATGTCCTGTATGCaatcgttaatgtacgaatcgatgagctgagatccacaacgcatcttctgtcccattagtctcttggactttattgtgcgcatcacctctcctttgtcgtcgtaactcttCCAACCGCATTTCCCCGTCTCCTACAAAAAAAGAGTAAGTACGGGCGCAACCTTTGCAGAGTACtggataataaataaataaataccaacctcatcgtaatctaccatatgtccacaaaaatagccaacaccaagctcggaaggaactagtccatacttagcttcaataccataTTTGCATAGTACTGGATCAAACTTCAACTCTTCCGCCCTCtcattttttcttttcctttgcctctggctctggccaatgggacataggaccatacaaccactctctgaattggcacttacgccacccgtatggctgcaggagaatAATTTAATAAATTTGTgcaaaaaataacaaaagtttagACATTTGTTATgagctcacataatcaatgttcggacacaCGAAGTGCTTCGCAGTGTCCTCGTCGATGGCAACACGATCTCcgcaatcgcatcgaggcggcgAGTCCATTCGTCTTTCGGTTGCTACCTCCTCCGCATCcatcattggtggaggattcgggggaggaggtacccaacgcttaaaacgttCATGACTAGTCCTTCCACAACCAATTAGGGAAAATAAGACATCgggggtcaaatttatcaggatcgtcgatccactggaaaaataAAAACCTCAGGTGCTCCTAAAATAATGGAACGAAGCATTATTACACATATAGTAAACAATATTAAgtcacaagtcataagctacgtacgttaAAACCGCCACAAAGGTAGAAGCAGCGAGCAACCATGTCTGGATGTTTGGATTGACATACCCAAGCCGGTCTGCCACAGTAACAGTTAGGCACAGGAAGTTTAGTAGGAACATGAGCATCCTTACTCGATACATCcagatataactcccgaggacgacctctcttctgccacaatgcctcccggtacatgtctttcatatAAGAAACGATAATATATTAACACAATTACCTAATAGACTGTATAATCAGATTTCACAAACTATACTATATATTCAGGG
It contains:
- the LOC100193229 gene encoding peroxisome assembly factor 1, whose product is MPQVESATASEAPPPQDAWLVELGSRLPQWESLRDSSKVIIPISISRVNQFDAARLDVEMSAMLKEQLVKVFSLMKPGLLFQYEPELDAFLEFLIWRFSIWADKPTPGNALMNLRYRDERAAPITGKEVRTGLEGPGLSVSQKIFYCISFVGGQYVWSRLQSFSAFRRWGDSEQRPLARRAWALMRNAEVFYRAASFFNLLLFLYGGRYKTVVERILKARLVYGSPNMNRAVSFEYMNRQLVWNEFSEMLLLLLPLLNSSSVKKFLLPFSKDKSGGSSGDEADCPICRSSPSIPFIALPCQHRYCYYCLRTRCSATTSYRCTRCDGAVVAIQRLGSG